The Terriglobales bacterium genome contains a region encoding:
- a CDS encoding phosphoribosyltransferase family protein, which produces MSEQDGVPKNLKVLITAEQIQKRVHELARQIAKDYKDKTLYAVCVLENGFVFMADLVRALDIPVVCQFMKPEFSEKMQGGTPTTEIFFSPEIGVEGQHVLLVEALVQSGVTSEFLMRNLTGRGAATVKLATFLDKQPARRVSLQPDYFGFLIDELYVVGYGLGSPTFGRNLPYVAAAPGTGAAPGPDSQN; this is translated from the coding sequence GTGAGCGAACAGGACGGCGTTCCCAAGAACCTGAAGGTGCTCATCACCGCGGAGCAGATCCAGAAGCGCGTGCACGAGCTGGCCCGCCAGATCGCCAAGGACTACAAGGACAAGACCCTGTACGCGGTGTGCGTGCTGGAGAACGGGTTCGTGTTCATGGCCGACCTGGTGCGCGCCCTCGACATCCCCGTGGTCTGCCAGTTCATGAAGCCGGAGTTCAGCGAGAAGATGCAGGGCGGGACCCCCACCACCGAGATCTTCTTCAGCCCGGAGATCGGGGTGGAGGGCCAGCACGTGCTGCTGGTCGAAGCCTTGGTGCAGTCGGGGGTGACCAGCGAGTTCCTGATGCGCAACCTGACGGGGCGGGGCGCCGCCACGGTGAAGCTGGCCACCTTCCTGGACAAGCAACCGGCGCGCCGGGTCTCGCTGCAGCCCGATTACTTCGGGTTCCTGATCGACGAGCTCTACGTCGTGGGCTACGGGCTGGGCTCTCCCACCTTCGGCCGCAATCTTCCCTACGTAGCGGCCGCTCCCGGGACCGGCGCGGCTCCCGGCCCCGATTCTCAGAACTAG